TGGACACATAAGTGCAACCAAGTGTCCTCTGGAACATCAGGGAAATTTGCCTCCATGTATTTGCGAATGATGTCAAGTCTGTCTGAGTTAAGGATCATCTTCCCTACACTGGTATGACCCTCTGGCAATTTCCCTTCTTGAAAAATTTCAGGGAAAAGACGGTTCAACAGAAATATGACAAAGTCCTCAGGGGAGGTGAGATCATCAGGGTCCTCAGAAACATCAGGACAAAACGTGAGGTCAGATATGGCATTATTAAGATGGCAACCTTTACTGTCATTCTCACCAGAGTCCAGCGAGAGTCTCTCATCTTGACCATCCTCATTAATAAAATGACAAACCTGATTATGCTCCTGCTCAAAACCAAGTCCTACAGGAGTCTGACTGCCACAAACCTGCCCACTCTCCATATCCTTCTGGGCCCAAAAGCGGTTGAAGAAGTCATTGATCTGTAGCAAGCATTCTGTCTGCCAGACGTTACTGTTCTTAACCAGTGGGTAGCAGACTTCCACATAGTTGCGAATTAGCTGGAGGTGTAGTGAGTCAAGAGTGCGCTTGTTGGCCATGCTGCATGTGCTACAGCCATTTGAACACTCCTTTGCTGTAAATAGCTCAGGGAACAGCTGTACTAGAAGCCTACAGCCAAGCTCACCTGCTGTGGATGTCTGCTCCATCAGCTGTGCCAACTCCTCACTTGTGAGCTGGTACTCAGGTGGAGGCTGGAACTCCATTACTGTCTCCGAAGGCTTGGAAATCTGCTTTTTGATGCGTGTCACCTCCAAGGAGAGCAAGTCCACCTTGCTGTGTAGCTGTGTCATACTGGAGTTGAGCGTATTAAGGATAAAGAACATCTTCTCAATCAGAGGGTACAGGTGTGAGTCTGTAGAGGTTGGGACTCCAGATGATGGTGAAGCTTCACATCTGTTATGATCTCCAGAGTTGCACAGCTTTGAGAACAGGAGACCATTGTAACCCAGACGAACTCCTGCGTCATTCTGAATATGCTGGTCCAGGCTGGAAGaagcttttttctctgtgatgcgGTGGGAGATGCTGTAAAGGGGTTTCCTGTAGGAGGACAGCGTCCTTTCCTGGGATGTTGATGATGCTGGGCCATGACTGTGAGATCTAGTGAACTCTTCAACATCTTGTTCTTGAGAAGGATCACCTGCCTACAAATAAGAAGAAAGATAGGGGATGGTTTTGGAGTGCTGTGGTACTAGTTCATCTTCAAACCTGCAGACAACAATATGATGACAAAACATTCTTATAGCCATTTTTGACTCCCTTAACACTTGATTCAGAGAACTACAGTACAGTTACTTACTTATGGTTAGTAAAAGTTTCGTGTGGCTGTTCTCACAAACAAgtttcaagagaaaaaaaaggaaatttatgGCTAAAGAATACTATCAGTAAAGGAAGTAAGTTTCTAAGTATGATTAAGTTATTACAATCCAATCCCCATTAGATGATGTCTCTTTTTACCTGTAAAGAAACCTTGCTTCTCTTTCTACTGCTGGGCTGGTCAACCTCTGGATTCAGTGATGCAGATCGTTTTGTGATGCCTGGAGGTGTGCTGTGCAAGGATGGTTCTCCCAAATTCTGTGCTGTCTCAAAGCAACCCGTGGCATCCTCTGAGTCCTTTTCAATCTTAACTGAAAAGAGCATATGCATATAATTCACTGTTAGTGTTAACACAGAttttacatcacattttttttgttctgaggaACCTGTGTATGGCTTTAACTCATTAAACTGTGCCAATACAGTCTcgtccaaaaacaaacaaacaatgtaaacaGAATGCTGGTGGTGTATCAGAGTGGCGGACTGAA
This sequence is a window from Chanos chanos chromosome 4, fChaCha1.1, whole genome shotgun sequence. Protein-coding genes within it:
- the bend3 gene encoding BEN domain-containing protein 3, which gives rise to MSSSEHGEMLDGEMLQKVKIEKDSEDATGCFETAQNLGEPSLHSTPPGITKRSASLNPEVDQPSSRKRSKVSLQAGDPSQEQDVEEFTRSHSHGPASSTSQERTLSSYRKPLYSISHRITEKKASSSLDQHIQNDAGVRLGYNGLLFSKLCNSGDHNRCEASPSSGVPTSTDSHLYPLIEKMFFILNTLNSSMTQLHSKVDLLSLEVTRIKKQISKPSETVMEFQPPPEYQLTSEELAQLMEQTSTAGELGCRLLVQLFPELFTAKECSNGCSTCSMANKRTLDSLHLQLIRNYVEVCYPLVKNSNVWQTECLLQINDFFNRFWAQKDMESGQVCGSQTPVGLGFEQEHNQVCHFINEDGQDERLSLDSGENDSKGCHLNNAISDLTFCPDVSEDPDDLTSPEDFVIFLLNRLFPEIFQEGKLPEGHTSVGKMILNSDRLDIIRKYMEANFPDVPEDTWLHLCVQRMEEALESVQTPGGDHDNSREENYDSACLPDDISIIKINDLCEYDRPNRRTKKSWMASVDFDKMEIPPPDFDVPEEYLLTKEQLKSIYDCSLSIGNFASRLLVLMFPELFTYENARKHYNCSGSLGKKQLDPVRINLIRHYVQLLYPRAKNDRVWTLEFVGKLDERCRRRDTEQRRSYQQQRKVYVPESAADTRDIVTASQINPPNSERLKEDYEIISLPPEKSSKDFCKIPLEELTVPTPDFPVPSIYLLSDAEIREIVQQSLSVGNFAARLLVRLFPELFTQENLRLQYNHSGACNKKQLDPVRLRLIRHYVEAVYPVDKMEEVWHYECVPSIDERCRRPNRKKCDILKKAKRSNSTVMYS